The following coding sequences are from one Bacillota bacterium window:
- a CDS encoding enoyl-CoA hydratase/isomerase family protein, translating to MAWETLLLEKKENIGIITLNRPEKMNTMTPLFIKEYNQVLDEVAADREIWVVILRAEGKAFCAGGDFELLKALDTAPKARVTIREVGRAIGKMYHMPKPIIAAVQGAAAGGGANLALSCDFVIASDKARFGQAFVNIGLVPDTGGMWSLTRAVGVMRGKELAMTGRLIGAEEAESYGMVLIVVPADKLDEEVMAFAQQLAAQAPIAVGYIKQIANRISDITQETYSDLEADLMGIALQTKDHKEGLTAFLEKRKPVFKGE from the coding sequence ATGGCTTGGGAAACATTATTGCTGGAGAAGAAGGAAAATATCGGTATCATCACCCTGAATCGGCCCGAGAAAATGAATACCATGACACCGCTATTCATCAAGGAGTACAACCAGGTATTAGATGAAGTAGCGGCCGACCGAGAAATCTGGGTGGTAATCCTACGAGCCGAAGGCAAGGCCTTTTGTGCCGGAGGAGATTTTGAGCTGCTAAAGGCGCTGGATACTGCGCCCAAAGCCCGAGTTACTATTAGGGAAGTTGGTCGAGCTATTGGCAAAATGTATCACATGCCTAAACCGATAATTGCTGCTGTGCAAGGGGCGGCAGCCGGTGGGGGAGCCAACTTAGCTTTGTCCTGTGACTTTGTCATTGCTTCTGACAAGGCTAGATTTGGCCAAGCCTTTGTTAATATAGGCTTAGTACCGGATACAGGCGGTATGTGGTCCTTGACCCGTGCGGTTGGTGTGATGCGAGGCAAAGAGTTGGCCATGACTGGACGCTTGATCGGGGCAGAAGAAGCGGAAAGCTATGGCATGGTACTCATAGTAGTCCCGGCCGACAAGCTGGATGAGGAAGTAATGGCTTTCGCCCAGCAGCTAGCAGCCCAGGCCCCGATTGCCGTGGGCTACATTAAGCAAATTGCTAACCGTATTAGTGATATTACACAAGAGACCTATTCGGACCTGGAAGCGGACCTTATGGGTATCGCCCTGCAGACCAAGGACCACAAGGAAGGCCTGACAGCATTTTTGGAGAAGAGAAAACCTGTTTTTAAGGGAGAATAA
- a CDS encoding 4-hydroxybutyrate CoA-transferase yields the protein MSWKEDYQKKLMSVEDAAAQIKSGDRVWLSPVCSMPIQFGDALAARYKELENATAISGLLMHPWGFLKGECKGHINYESFFLGPVERKFLKQGNVKVTSVHFSHIEWYTINRVKANVAVFDVTPPDEYGYMSFGPLGTYNGALAAQLADKVIVQVNKKVPYVYGGAESFIHVAQVDHICEADHDIPVLPNPPLTDEDRKIGAYIAERVPDGACLQLGIGGVANAVGELLVNKKDLGVHTEMFVDSMVTLAKKGVINCSKKNFHPGKITAGFGIGSKELYDFMDRNQLMETFPIWKITDPYIIGQNDNFVSINSCLTVDITGQVGSEALGFNQFSGTGGQLDFVRGAGLSKGGMSFIALASTVTLKNGTTISKIVTTLEPGTAVTTPRTDVQYIVTEYGVADLRDKSIPDRAKALIAISHPDFRDQLQSEAKKAGVLY from the coding sequence ATGAGCTGGAAAGAAGACTATCAAAAGAAGCTAATGTCGGTGGAAGACGCAGCGGCCCAGATCAAATCGGGAGATCGGGTTTGGCTCTCCCCAGTGTGCAGTATGCCGATTCAATTTGGTGATGCACTGGCCGCGCGGTACAAAGAATTGGAGAATGCCACTGCCATCAGCGGATTGCTAATGCACCCGTGGGGCTTCTTGAAGGGCGAGTGTAAAGGGCATATCAACTATGAAAGCTTCTTCTTAGGGCCAGTGGAACGCAAATTCCTCAAACAGGGCAATGTTAAGGTTACGTCTGTGCACTTCTCCCACATTGAGTGGTATACCATTAATCGGGTTAAGGCCAATGTGGCTGTTTTCGATGTGACGCCACCGGATGAGTATGGCTATATGAGCTTTGGCCCTCTAGGAACTTATAATGGTGCTCTGGCGGCACAACTGGCTGACAAGGTTATCGTCCAGGTAAACAAAAAGGTACCGTATGTATACGGTGGTGCCGAGAGCTTTATCCATGTTGCGCAAGTGGATCATATTTGTGAGGCCGATCATGATATTCCAGTGCTCCCTAATCCGCCGCTTACAGACGAAGACAGAAAAATTGGCGCCTACATCGCGGAACGTGTTCCCGATGGAGCCTGCTTGCAGCTTGGTATCGGTGGTGTAGCCAACGCAGTGGGCGAACTGCTGGTAAACAAGAAAGACCTGGGAGTACACACGGAGATGTTCGTAGACTCTATGGTCACGTTAGCCAAGAAAGGCGTCATCAACTGCTCGAAGAAGAACTTCCATCCTGGCAAAATTACTGCTGGCTTTGGGATCGGTTCCAAGGAACTGTACGATTTTATGGATAGAAACCAGCTAATGGAAACCTTCCCTATTTGGAAGATCACGGACCCTTATATAATTGGACAGAACGATAACTTTGTGTCCATCAATAGCTGCCTGACAGTAGACATCACCGGTCAGGTGGGCTCAGAAGCGTTGGGCTTTAACCAATTTAGCGGTACTGGCGGGCAATTGGACTTTGTCCGGGGTGCAGGCTTGTCTAAGGGCGGTATGTCCTTCATAGCACTTGCGTCCACTGTGACCTTGAAGAATGGCACTACTATCAGCAAGATTGTTACTACTTTGGAACCGGGCACAGCTGTAACCACACCGAGAACCGATGTGCAGTATATCGTAACTGAATATGGCGTGGCCGATCTAAGGGACAAGAGCATTCCTGATCGCGCCAAGGCCCTAATTGCTATATCCCACCCTGATTTCCGCGATCAGCTACAATCTGAAGCCAAGAAGGCCGGCGTTTTGTACTAG